A region from the Lolium perenne isolate Kyuss_39 chromosome 4, Kyuss_2.0, whole genome shotgun sequence genome encodes:
- the LOC127291991 gene encoding uncharacterized protein has translation MAGSSGAATASPRNHHHKNDRFYYPPHRRQHQQDQQQGLQTRRPPSSPSVSPSPSPRRKAAAAAAAVVASESVDADARADSDDSSSTSSKSEAADVIASSSPAAAEESGNLDRFLASTTPSVPVRCSSQTSLRMRRSGDDMDSPPYFRLDDLWESFREWSAYGAGVPLVLNGGESVIQYYVPYLSAIQLYADPSRPDATTRHHGGGSDDDSADTSSESSTETDIHRLRVSPTHRLENGGLQSDDGEPYASASFPVFEHLERDPPYGREPLTDKVSVLAGRFPALKTFRSCDLLPSSWMSVAWYPIYRIPTGPTLKDLDACFLTFHCLATPSKDSHPTTPACPGFEGINHFTSSMGKLPLPAFGLASYKLRSSLWASNGAPEQESVTSLMQEADNWLRCIQVDHPDFRFFVSHFGAAWR, from the exons ATGGCAGGCTCCTCCGGCGCCGCCACCGCGTCTCCCCGCAACCACCACCACAAGAACGACCGCTTCTACTACCCTCCCCACCGCCGCCAGCACCAGCAGGACCAGCAGCAGGGCCTGCAGACCCGCCGGCCCCCGTCCTCGCCCTCCGTCTCCCCGTCGCCCTCCCCGCGGCGGAAGgcggctgcggctgcggcggcggtggtggcttcTGAGTCCGTTGACGCGGACGCCCGGGCCGATTCCgacgactcctcgtcgacctcgTCCAAGTCCGAGGCGGCCGACGTGAttgcgtcgtcgtcgccggcggccGCGGAGGAGTCCGGGAATCTGGACCGGTTCCTCGCGTCCACCACGCCCTCTGTCCCCGTCCGCTGCTCGTCCCAG ACAAGCTTGAGGATGCGGAGGAGTGGTGATGACATGGATTCACCTCCTTACTTCCGCCTTGATGATCTCTGGGAGTCATTCAGGGAGTGGAGTGCTTATGGAGCTGGTGTTCCCCTGGTGCTAAATGGCGGTGAATCTGTGATACAATATTATGTGCCATATCTCTCTGCTATCCAGCTGTATGCTGATCCATCTAGACCTGATGCAACTACCAG GCATCATGGGGGTGGAAGTGATGATGACTCTGCGGATACTAGCAGTGAGAGTAGCACTGAAACTGATATTCACCGATTAAGAGTCTCACCGACACATCGGTTGGAAAATGGTGGCTTACAAAGTGATGATGGCGAACCTTATGCGTCTGCAAGTTTTCCAGTATTTGAGCATCTGGAGAGAGATCCTCCTTATGGCAGAGAACCTTTAACAGACAAG GTGTCAGTTCTTGCTGGTAGATTTCCAGCTCTCAAGACATTCAGAAGCTGTGATTTGCTGCCATCCAGTTGGATGTCTGTTGCATG GTATCCCATATATAGAATCCCAACAGGACCAACATTGAAGGACCTTGACGCGTGCTTCTTGACATTCCATTGCCTAGCAACACCTTCCAAGG ATAGCCATCCCACTACACCAGCATGCCCTGGTTTTGAGGGAATCAACCATTTCACCAGTTCAATGGGTAAACTTCCATTGCCTGCGTTTGGATTGGCATCTTACAAGCTTCGCAGCTCCCTATGGGCTTCTAATGGCGCCCCGGAACAGGAAAGCGTCACCTCACTGATGCAGGAGGCTGACAATTGGCTTCGCTGCATACAAGTGGACCACCCTGATTTCCGATTCTTCGTCTCCCACTTTGGTGCAGCGTGGAGATGA
- the LOC127291992 gene encoding phosphoribosylformylglycinamidine cyclo-ligase, chloroplastic: MGAGRLLHLARAPASCPAAAARPGGHPQPHNYVRLPQTTAAGMRRVAVSCSGSGSGSADEEGMTYKGAGVDIDAGTELVRRIRKMAPGIGGFGGLFPHGDEYLVAGTDGVGTKLKLAFETGIHDTIGIDLVAMSVNDIVTSGAKPLFFLDYFATSRLDVDLAEKVIKGIVEGCQQSNCVLLGGETAEMPDFYQEGEYDLSGFAVGAVKKDKVIDGKNIVEGDVLIGLPSSGVHSNGFSLARRVLERSGLSLTDPLPRNDGVTTTVGEALMAPTVIYVKQVLEIISKGGVKGLAHITGGGFTDNIPRVFPKGLGAKIVTGSWEVLPVFKWLQQVGKIEDAEMLRTFNMGIGMVLVVSKDAADRILAESSPAYRIGEVIQGEGVHYA, from the exons ATGGGAGCCGGCCGCCTCCTCCACCTCGCCCGCGCGCCGGCGAGCTGCCCCGCCGCAGCGGCCCGTCCCGGCGGCCATCCCCAGCCGCACAACTACGTGCGCCTCCCCCAGACGACCGCCGCGGGGATGCGCCGCGTCGCCGTCTCCTGCTCCggttccggctccggctccgccgACGAGGAAGGCATGACCTACAAGGGCGCCGGCGTGGACATCGACGCCGGCACCGAGCTCGTCCGCCGCATCCGCAAGATGGCCCCCGGGATTGGCGGCTTCGGCGGCCTCTTCCCCCACG GGGATGAGTACTTGGTGGCTGGTACTGACGGAGTTGGGACAAAGCTGAAGCTAGCGTTTGAGACCGGTATTCATGATACTATCGGGATTGACCTG GTTGCTATGAGTGTCAATGACATTGTAACTTCGGGCGCGAAACCATTGTTCTTCCTGGATTACTTTGCGACGAGCAGGCTCGATGTTGACCTTGCAGAGAAG GTTATCAAGGGGATTGTGGAAGGGTGCCAGCAATCAAATTGTGTCCTGCTAGGAGGAGAG ACAGCAGAAATGCCTGATTTCTACCaggaaggtgaatatgatctcaGTGGCTTTGCTGTGGGTGCCGTAAAGAAGGATAAGGTCATCGACGGTAAAAACATTGTGGAGGGAGATGTCCTGATTGGTCTTCCTTCCAGTGGGGTTCATTCAAACGGGTTCTCTCTTGCTAGGAG AGTACTGGAGAGAAGCGGACTCTCTTTGACTGATCCACTCCCAAGAAATGATGGTGTAACGACTACTGTTGGTGAAGCTCTCATGGCACCAACTGTTATCTATGTTAAGCAG GTACTTGAGATTATCAGCAAGGGCGGTGTAAAAGGACTAGCCCATATTACTGGCGGTGGCTTTACTGATAATATCCCAAGAGTATTTCCTAAAGGACTTGGGGCCAAAATTGTTACGGGTTCGTGGGAAGTGCTGCCTGTGTTCAAATGGCTTCAGCAG GTTGGCAAAATCGAAGATGCAGAGATGCTGCGAACATTCAACATGGGCATTGGAATGGTCCTGGTGGTAAGCAAAGATGCAGCAGACAGGATCCTTGCAGAATCGAGTCCCGCTTATCGCATCGGAGAGGTGATCCAGGGCGAGGGAGTGCACTACGCCTGA
- the LOC127291994 gene encoding uncharacterized protein → MSNPSGKGWICLECHHENHPVVCKLAVIPRLTCGGPGCKTRSTTSYECRLTQTVIVGRQSRQKIQLDVPIYRQNAENCGCYATLTVVQLMWRLHFAWSFGAYHSVEPDEVKFAALYRLHNLVTYPRDRHGNPMEEIYIEKALDLVLKFGIPIKSSKLCSGALIPERTIKIKSCLSVIHLPIEELTKLIGNGFPLIGTVPMGRLQSLISCQEVYYAPTLIPNKFNEGFHMVALIGSGLGPKHIAGTEPVHETYFVARDSGGIDAHASTSKGKSNREKGVGGDFLVWGSDLCEAWMVEIVDDYLPTKK, encoded by the exons ATGTCCAATCCGAGCGGGAAGGGTTGGATATGCTTGGAGTGCCATCACGAGAATCACCCGGTTGTCTGTAAGCTCGCAGTCATACCTCGTCTCACTTGCGGCGGCCCGGGATGCAAGACTAGG AGTACTACGAGCTACGAGTGCAGGCTGACCCAAACCGTCATCGTTGGACGTCAGAGCAGGCAGAAAATTCAGCTGGACGTGCCGATTTACCGCCAGAATGCGG AAAACTGCGGTTGCTATGCCACTCTTACAGTGGTTCAGCTTATGTGGCGTCTTCATTTTGCTTGGAGTTTCGGTGCATATCACAGTGTGGAGCCAGATGAAGTTAAATTTGCAGCACTCTATCGTTTGCACAACTTGGTAACCTATCCTAGGGACCGCCACGGAAATCCTATGGAGGAAATCTACATTGAAAAGGCCCTAGATCTCGTGCTAAAGTTTGGGATCCCCATAAAATCGAGCAAACTCTGCTCTGGTGCTCTAATTCCAGAGCGTACCATCAAAATCAAGTCTTGCCTCTCAGTTATCCACTTGCCCATAGAGGAGCTGACTAAGCTGATCGGTAATGGATTCCCCCTCATAGGAACTGTGCCAATGGGTCGTCTTCAGAGCTTGATCTCGTGCCAGGAGGTGTATTATGCACCAACTTTGATACCGAACAAATTCAATGAGGGCTTCCATATGGTAGCGCTGATTGGGTCGGGATTGGGGCCCAAGCACATTGCAGGGACTGAGCCGGTACATGAAACCTACTTCGTGGCCAGGGATTCTGGGGGGATTGATGCCCACGCCTCCACCAGCAAGGGGAAATCAAACCGGGAGAAAGGCGTTGGAGGTGACTTCCTCGTGTGGGGATCAGACCTGTGTGAAGCCTGGATGGTAGAGATAGTTGATGATTATCTCCCAACTAAAAAGTGA